One Hordeum vulgare subsp. vulgare unplaced genomic scaffold, MorexV3_pseudomolecules_assembly, whole genome shotgun sequence DNA window includes the following coding sequences:
- the LOC123421908 gene encoding beta-galactosidase 1-like, which translates to MERVSWQPLALLLLAAAAAVASGTEVGYDGRSMVIDGERRLLISGSIHYPRSTPEMWPDLIRKAKEGGLDAIETYVFWNGHEPRRRQYNFEGSYDIVRFFKEVQDAGMYAILRIGPYICGEWNYGGLPAWLRDISGMQFRMHNNPFEQEMETFTTLIVDKLKEAKMFAGQGGPIILSQIENEYGNVMDKLNNDESASEYIHWCAAMANKQNVGVPWIMCQQDQDVPPNVINTCNGFYCHDWFPKRTDIPKIWTENWTGWFKAWDKPDFHRSAEDIAFSVAMFFQTRGSLQNYYMYHGGTNFGRTSGGPYITTSYDYDAPLDEYGNIRQPKYGHLKDLHNVLKSMEKILLHGDYKDTTMGNTNVMVTKYTLDNSSACFISNKFDDKEVNVTLDDGATHVVPAWSVSILPDCKTVAYNSAKIKTQTSVMVKRPGVETVTDGLAWSWMPENLHPFMTDEKGNFRKNELLEQIATSGDQSDYLWYRTSLEHKGESNYKLHVNTTGHELYAFVNGKLVGRHYAPNGGFVFQMETPVKLHSGKNYISLLSATIGLKNYGALFEMMPAGIVGGPVKLVDTVTNTTAYDLSNSSWSYKAGLAGEYRETHLDKAKDRSQWRGGTIPVHRPFTWYKATFEAPTGEEPVVADLLGLGKGVVWVNGNNLGRYWPSYVAADMDGCRRCDYRGTFMADGDGQKCLTGCNEPSQRFYHVPRSFLKAGEPNTMVLFEEAGGDPTRVSFHTVAVGAACAEAAEVGDEVALACSHGRTISSVDVASLGVTRGKCGAYQGGCESKAALAAFTAACVGKESCTVRHTEDFRAGSGCDSGVLTVQATC; encoded by the exons ATGGAGCGCGTGTCGTGGCAACCActtgcgctcctcctcctcgcggcgGCCGCGGCCGTCGCCAGCGGCACTGAGGTCGGGTACGACGGCCGGTCGATGGTCATCGATGGCGAGCGCCGCCTCCTCATCTCCGGCTCCATCCACTACCCCAGGAGCACGCCAGAG ATGTGGCCGGATCTGATCAGGAAGGCCAAGGAGGGCGGGCTGGACGCCATCGAGACGTACGTCTTCTGGAACGGCCACGAGCCTCGCCGCCGGCAGTACAACTTCGAGGGCAGCTACGACATCGTGCGCTTCTTCAAGGAGGTCCAGGACGCCGGCATGTACGCCATCCTCCGCATCGGCCCCTACATCTGCGGCGAGTGGAACTACGGCGGCCTGCCGGCATGGCTGCGCGACATCTCCGGCATGCAGTTCCGCATGCACAACAACCCCTTCGAG CAAGAGATGGAGACCTTCACGACCCTCATCGTCGACAAGCTCAAGGAGGCCAAGATGTTCGCCGGACAGGGAGGCCCCATCATCCTCTCTCAG atcgagAACGAGTACGGGAACGTCATGGACAAGCTCAACAACGACGAGTCGGCGTCTGAGTACATCCACTGGTGCGCCGCCATGGCCAACAAGCAGAACGTAGGCGTGCCGTGGATCATGTGCCAGCAGGACCAAGACGTCCCACCCAACGTG ATCAACACCTGCAACGGCTTCTACTGCCACGACTGGTTCCCCAAGAGGACCGACATCCCCAAGATCTGGACTGAGAACTGGACTGGCTG GTTCAAAGCCTGGGACAAGCCTGATTTCCACCGGTCCGCCGAAGACATCGCCTTCTCTGTTGCCATGTTCTTCCAGACGCGAGGATCGCTCCAGAACTACTACATG TACCATGGTGGCACCAACTTTGGCCGCACGTCGGGTGGCCCATACATCACAACCAGCTATGACTACGATGCCCCTCTCGATGAGTACG GTAACATCAGGCAGCCAAAATACGGGCACCTCAAGGACCTCCACAATGTCCTCAAGTCCATGGAGAAGATCCTACTCCATGGGGACTACAAGGACACCACCATGGGCAACACCAACGTCATG GTTACCAAGTACACGCTGGACAACTCCTCTGCCTGCTTCATCAGCAACAAGTTCGACGACAAGGAGGTCAATGTGACCCTCGACGACGGCGCAACCCATGTCGTGCCCGCATGGTCCGTGAGCATCCTGCCGGACTGCAAGACCGTCGCGTACAACAGCGCCAAGATCAAGACACAGACGTCGGTGATGGTGAAGAGGCCGGGGGTGGAAACCGTGACGGATGGCCTTGCTTGGTCGTGGATGCCCGAGAACCTCCATCCTTTCATGACGGACGAGAAGGGTAACTTCAGGAAGAACGAGCTGCTCGAGCAGATCGCGACGTCGGGCGACCAGAGCGACTACCTATGGTACAGGACAAG CTTGGAGCACAAGGGGGAATCGAACTACAAGTTGCACGTGAACACGACTGGCCATGAGCTCTACGCTTTCGTCAATGGCAAGCTTGTTG GGAGGCACTACGCTCCTAATGGCGGATTCGTCTTCCAAATGGAGACACCGGTGAAGCTCCACTCTGGCAAGAACTACATCTCCCTCCTCAGCGCCACCATCGGGCTCAAGAACTATGGTGCTCTGTTCGAGATGATGCCCGCCGGCATCGTGGGAGGGCCGGTGAAGCTCGTCGACACCGTCACCAACACCACCGCCTACGACCTCTCCAACAGCTCCTGGTCCTACAAGGCCGGCCTCGCCGGCGAGTACAGGGAGACCCACCTCGACAAGGCCAAGGACCGCAGCCAATGGAGAGGCGGCACCATCCCGGTGCACCGCCCCTTCACCTGGTACAAGGCGACCTTTGAGGCCCCCACCGGTGAGGAGCCCGTGGTGGCGGACCTGCTGGGGCTCGGCAAGGGCGTGGTGTGGGTCAACGGCAACAACCTGGGCCGCTACTGGCCGTCATACGTCGCCGCGGACATGGACGGCTGCCGGCGGTGCGACTACCGCGGCACATTCATGGCGGATGGCGACGGGCAGAAGTGCCTCACTGGCTGCAACGAGCCGTCCCAGAGGTTCTACCATGTGCCACGGTCGTTCCTCAAGGCCGGCGAGCCCAACACGATGGTGCTGTTCGAGGAGGCCGGCGGCGACCCGACGAGGGTGAGCTTCCACACCGTCGCTGTCGGGGCGGCGTGCGCGGAGGCCGCCGAGGTCGGCGACGAGGTGGCGCTGGCGTGCAGCCATGGCAGGACCATCTCCAGCGTGGACGTGGCCAGCCTCGGCGTCACGCGCGGCAAGTGCGGCGCGTACCAGGGCGGCTGCGAGTCCAAGGCGGCGCTGGCGGCGTTCACGGCAGCGTGCGTCGGCAAGGAGTCGTGCACGGTGCGGCACACGGAGGACTTCCGCGCCGGGTCCGGGTGTGACTCCGGCGTGCTCACCGTGCAGGCAACCTGCTGA
- the LOC123421909 gene encoding beta-galactosidase 1-like has protein sequence MERVSWQPLALLLLAAAAAVASGTEVGYDGRSMVIDGERRLLISGSIHYPRSTPEMWPDLIRKAKEGGLDAIETYVFWNGHEPRRRQYNFEGSYDIVRFFKEVQDAGMYAILRIGPYICGEWNYGGLPAWLRDISGMQFRMHNNPFEQEMETFTTLIVDKLKEAKMFAGQGGPIILSQIENEYGNVMDKLNNDESASEYIHWCAAMANKQNVGVPWIMCQQDQDVPPNVINTCNGFYCHDWFPKRTDIPKIWTENWTGWFKAWDKPDFHRSAEDIAFSVAMFFQTRGSLQNYYMYHGGTNFGRTSGGPYITTSYDYDAPLDEYGNIRQPKYGHLKDLHNVLKSMEKILLHGDYKDTTMGNTNVMVTKYTLDNSSACFISNKFDDKEVNVTLDDGATHVVPAWSVSILPDCKTVAYNSAKIKTQTSVMVKRPGVETVTDGLAWSWMPENLHPFMTDEKGNFRKNELLEQIATSGDQSDYLWYRTSLEHKGESNYKLHVNTTGHELYAFVNGKLVGRHYAPNGGFVFQMETPVKLHSGKNYISLLSATIGLKNYGALFEMMPAGIVGGPVKLVDTVTNTTAYDLSNSSWSYKAGLAGEYRETHLDKAKDRSQWRGGTIPVHRPFTWYKATFEAPTGEEPVVADLLGLGKGVVWVNGNNLGRYWPSYVAADMDGCRRCDYRGTFMADGDGQKCLTGCNEPSQRFYHVPRSFLKAGEPNTMVLFEEAGGDPTRVSFHTVAVGAACAEAAEVGDEVALACSHGRTISSVDVASLGVTRGKCGAYQGGCESKAALAAFTAACVGKESCTVRHTEDFRAGSGCDSGVLTVQATC, from the exons ATGGAGCGCGTGTCGTGGCAACCActtgcgctcctcctcctcgcggcgGCCGCGGCCGTCGCCAGCGGCACTGAGGTCGGGTACGACGGCCGGTCGATGGTCATCGATGGCGAGCGCCGCCTCCTCATCTCCGGCTCCATCCACTACCCCAGGAGCACGCCAGAG ATGTGGCCGGATCTGATCAGGAAGGCCAAGGAGGGCGGGCTGGACGCCATCGAGACGTACGTCTTCTGGAACGGCCACGAGCCTCGCCGCCGGCAGTACAACTTCGAGGGCAGCTACGACATCGTGCGCTTCTTCAAGGAGGTCCAGGACGCCGGCATGTACGCCATCCTCCGCATCGGCCCCTACATCTGCGGCGAGTGGAACTACGGCGGCCTGCCGGCATGGCTGCGCGACATCTCCGGCATGCAGTTCCGCATGCACAACAACCCCTTCGAG CAAGAGATGGAGACCTTCACGACCCTCATCGTCGACAAGCTCAAGGAGGCCAAGATGTTCGCCGGACAGGGAGGCCCCATCATCCTCTCTCAG atcgagAACGAGTACGGGAACGTCATGGACAAGCTCAACAACGACGAGTCGGCGTCTGAGTACATCCACTGGTGCGCCGCCATGGCCAACAAGCAGAACGTAGGCGTGCCGTGGATCATGTGCCAGCAGGACCAAGACGTCCCACCCAACGTG ATCAACACCTGCAACGGCTTCTACTGCCACGACTGGTTCCCCAAGAGGACCGACATCCCCAAGATCTGGACTGAGAACTGGACTGGCTG GTTCAAAGCCTGGGACAAGCCTGATTTCCACCGGTCCGCCGAAGACATCGCCTTCTCTGTTGCCATGTTCTTCCAGACGCGAGGATCGCTCCAGAACTACTACATG TACCATGGTGGCACCAACTTTGGCCGCACGTCGGGTGGCCCATACATCACAACCAGCTATGACTACGATGCCCCTCTCGATGAGTACG GTAACATCAGGCAGCCAAAATACGGGCACCTCAAGGACCTCCACAATGTCCTCAAGTCCATGGAGAAGATCCTACTCCATGGGGACTACAAGGACACCACCATGGGCAACACCAACGTCATG GTTACCAAGTACACGCTGGACAACTCCTCTGCCTGCTTCATCAGCAACAAGTTCGACGACAAGGAGGTCAATGTGACCCTCGACGACGGCGCAACCCATGTCGTGCCCGCATGGTCCGTGAGCATCCTGCCGGACTGCAAGACCGTCGCGTACAACAGCGCCAAGATCAAGACACAGACGTCGGTGATGGTGAAGAGGCCGGGGGTGGAAACCGTGACGGATGGCCTTGCTTGGTCGTGGATGCCCGAGAACCTCCATCCTTTCATGACGGATGAGAAGGGTAACTTCAGGAAGAACGAGCTGCTCGAGCAGATCGCGACGTCGGGCGACCAGAGCGACTACCTATGGTACAGGACAAG CTTGGAGCACAAGGGGGAATCGAACTACAAGTTGCACGTGAACACGACTGGCCATGAGCTCTACGCTTTCGTCAATGGCAAGCTTGTTG GGAGGCACTACGCTCCTAATGGCGGATTCGTCTTCCAAATGGAGACACCGGTGAAGCTCCACTCTGGCAAGAACTACATCTCCCTCCTCAGCGCCACCATCGGGCTCAAGAACTATGGTGCTCTGTTCGAGATGATGCCCGCCGGCATCGTGGGAGGGCCGGTGAAGCTCGTCGACACCGTCACCAACACCACCGCCTACGACCTCTCCAACAGCTCCTGGTCCTACAAGGCCGGCCTCGCCGGCGAGTACAGGGAGACCCACCTCGACAAGGCCAAGGACCGCAGCCAATGGAGAGGCGGCACCATCCCGGTGCACCGCCCCTTCACCTGGTACAAGGCGACCTTTGAGGCCCCCACCGGTGAGGAGCCCGTGGTGGCGGACCTGCTGGGGCTCGGCAAGGGCGTGGTGTGGGTCAACGGCAACAACCTGGGCCGCTACTGGCCGTCATACGTCGCCGCGGACATGGACGGCTGCCGGCGGTGCGACTACCGCGGCACATTCATGGCGGATGGCGACGGGCAGAAGTGCCTCACTGGCTGCAACGAGCCGTCCCAGAGGTTCTACCATGTGCCACGGTCGTTCCTCAAGGCCGGCGAGCCCAACACGATGGTGCTGTTCGAGGAGGCCGGCGGCGACCCGACGAGGGTGAGCTTCCACACCGTCGCTGTCGGGGCGGCGTGCGCGGAGGCCGCCGAGGTCGGCGACGAGGTGGCGCTGGCGTGCAGCCATGGCAGGACCATCTCCAGCGTGGACGTGGCCAGCCTCGGCGTCACGCGCGGCAAGTGCGGCGCGTACCAGGGCGGCTGCGAGTCCAAGGCGGCGCTGGCGGCGTTCACGGCAGCGTGCGTCGGCAAGGAGTCGTGCACGGTGCGGCACACGGAGGACTTCCGCGCCGGGTCCGGGTGTGACTCCGGCGTGCTCACCGTGCAGGCAACCTGCTGA